The Allocoprobacillus halotolerans nucleotide sequence CTCATCTTCTGACCATGTATGCCACATATACGTAAGATACGTTTTGGAATATTGATTTCAATTAAATCACCATCTTCCACTAAGGCAATTGGTCCTCCTGAAGCCGCTTCAGGTGATACATGTCCTATTGCTGGGCCTTTAGAAGCTCCTGAAAAACGACCATCAGTGATTAAAGCAATGCTTGAGCCTAATGTTTCATCTGAGGCAATCGCTTCTGTTGTATAGAACATTTCAGGCATGCCACTTCCTTTTGGCCCTTCATAACGGATAAACACAGCATCTCCTGGTTGAATCTGATGTGATAAGACAGCTTGAATCGCATCCTCTTCACAGTCAAATGGTCTTGCGACAAGTGTTGCTTCAAACATTTCTTTAGGTACAACTGTATGTTTGACAACTGCACCTTCTGGTGCTAAATTTCCTTTTAATATCGCAATGCTTCCATCTGTTCCAAAAGCATTATCAAATGAACGGATGACATCTTCTCTTTGAATGCCATATTTTTCTAAATTTTTAAAACATTTTTCATAATATCCAGACTGTTTTAAATCTTCTAGGTTTTCACCAAGAGTTTTGCCTGTTACTGTCATCACATCTAAATGTAAGACACTCTTGATTTGTTCCATAATCATTGGTACCCCACCAGCATAATAGAAAAATTGGGCTGGCCAACGTCCGGCTGGGCGAATATCCAATAGATAATGCGCTCCACGATGTAGACGATCAAATGTATCAGAGTCAATATCAACACCAAATTCTTTCGCAATTGCTGGTAAATGCAATAAAGAATTCGTTGAACCAGAAATAGCCGCATGAACCATAATGGCATTTTCAAAAGATTTCATTGTCACAATATCTCTAGGTTTCAAATCATGTTTGGCTAGCCACACAGCCTGTTTTCCAGCACGTTTGGCAAATTCTCTTAAATCTTCACTGGTTGCTGGAAGAAGGGCACTTCCTGGTAACGTCAAACCTAAAGCCTCTGCCATAATCTGCATCGTTGAAGCCGTTCCCATAAATGAACAGGCACCACATGAAGGACAGGCATGATGTTTATAAAATTCAAACTTTTCTTTAGGAATTTCTCCACGTTCATACATGGCACTGTAAGTTCCTATTTGTTCGAGAGTGAGTAAATCAGGACCAGCATCCATAACGCCACCAGTCACGACAATGGAAGGAATATTGACACGTCCTAATCCCATCAAATGAGCAGGCATCCCTTTATCACAGCTGGCAATAAAGACACCCCCATCAAAAGGTGTTGCATTGGCATGAATTTCAATCATATTCGCAATCATATCACGTGAAGCCAATGAATAATTAATGCCATCATGCCCTTGTGCTTCTCCATCACAAATATCTGTCGTAAAATATCTAGCGCCAAAACCACCAGCTTCACTCACACCTTCTCTGGCTTTTTCAACAAGTTCAAAAAGATGTCCACTACCGGGATGACTATCTCCAAAAGTACTTTCAATGATAATTTGTGGTTTTGATAAATCTTCTAATTTCCATCCTGTTCCTAAACGTAAAGGATCTAATTCTGGTGCCATTTCTCTTAATTTTTGACTTTTCAACATTTTCATCATCCTTTCTTTTTATTTTATCATGATTCACAGCGAAAAAGACAATCTTAAAAATAAGATTGCCTATCAATCCAAAACTTCTAAGACATGATTTAAAACTTTTTCACCATTCATCATTCCATAATCTCTTGTATCAATCACTTCTACTGGTTTTTCAGGGAATAATGAACGAATATTCTGCAATTGAAAACGTACTTGTGGTCCTAATAAAATCATATCAGCTTCTTTACCATAAACTTCAGCTTCAGCGACTGGATGAGCTTCAATTTTAATTTCTAAACCTTTATCTTTCGCTGCTTTTTCCATTCTTGTCACAAGTAAACTTGTTGACATACCAGCTGAACATACAAGTAAAATATTCATCATAATATCCTCCTTATTTTACATCTTGATCATCGTCTATTTCAAATTCACGTGATTGAATTAAATCTTTATAAAAATAAGCTGATTTTTTCAAATGACGACAACGATTATCATCTAAATCAATTTCAACTAAACCATATCTGTTTTTAAAAGCATTCATTGGTGATACATTATCTGTAAATGCCCATAACATATAACCTTTACAGTTTGATCCTTCCTGAATTCCTCGAATCAACCAATCTAAATGCATTTTAATAAATTCAATACGATAATCATCCTGAATGATGCCTGTTTCATCTTTATATTGTTTTTCGTTTTCAACACCCATACCACTTTCAGCAACAAACCATTCAAAATTATCATACTCATTTTTCATACGCATTGCCATATCATACATGATTTTTGGATAAATTTCCCAACCACGATGCGGATTCATCTTTTTACCTGGCATATTAAAGTCTTCATAGTAGAAATCAGGGTGGAATGGGGCATTAGGATGAATAGCCGTTGTTCTGAATTTTACACGATTAGGATGATATAAATTAATACCCACCCAATCCAATGTATTGTTTTGAATGATGTCTAATTCTTCCTGTGTATAATCCATTAAAATGTCATGTTTCTTTAATAAATCAAAGAATCCATCTTCATAATGCCCTTTAATGGCAGGATCTAAGAAAATACGATTATAGAACAAATCATACATATTCGCAGCTTGTAAATCTAATGGATGATTCCCTCGAGGATAAACCGTTTCAACATTAATGATCGTTCCAAATTTTCCCTGATAGCCACCTTCCTTATAAATCTTCATAATCATATTTGTTGCAAGCGCTTTGTTGTAATTCCATTGCATCCATGCCTTACTATCTTGATAAAATGGATAACGCAAAGCATCTAAATGAATTCGTGTCTGAACAACAATGGGCTCATTAAAGGCAAACCAGTATTTCACTTTATGTCCATATCTTTCGAATGCTTTTTTAGCATATTGCACAAATAAATCCACAACATGTTTACTCGCAAAGCCATCATATTTTTCAAATAATTCTCTAGGTATTTCATAATGTTCTAAACAAATCATCGGTTCAATACCTTGAGCAAGCATTTCATCAAGCATGGCATCATAATAAGCAGCATAATCTTCATCCACAATCACGTTTTCATAATCCACTAAAAAACGTGACCAGTTTAATGATGTACGATAACAATTCATACCAATTTCTTTCATATATCCAATATCTTCTTGATAACGATGGATATAATCAGTAGCTATGGCTGGACCATAACCATTATGCCAAACATTTTTATTTTCTTTATACCATAAATCTATATAAGAATCCTGATTCTCTTTTTTACCACTCCAGCCTTCTGTTTGCCAAGCACTGGCAGCAGCACCTAGAAAAAATCATCAGGTAATTGAACTTTCTTTATCATTGTTTTATTTTCCTTTCAAAGCATCTATAATTCCACCAAGATACATAGCCCCTAAGGCACGATCATAAAGACCATATCCTGGTTTTCCTTGTTCTCCCCAAATCATACGTCCATGATCAGGTCGAATATAACCTTCAAAACCTGTTTCAACATAAGCACGCATAATATCTACCATATCTAATGAACCACATTTTGCATAATGTGCACTTTCTTCAAAAGAACCATCTTCTAAGATTTTAACATTTCTAACATGTGCAAAGTGAATTCTTTTTTGTGCTCCATATTTTCTAATCAATGCTGGAATATCATTATGAACAGTGCAACCAAGTGAACCACTACATAATGTTAAACCATGATGTGGATCATCATATAATGATATAAAACGATCTAAATTCTCTTCACATGTAATAATACGAGGAATCCCAAAAATAGACCATGGTGGATCATCAGGATGAATCGCCATATTGACATCGCATTCAATAGCCACTGGCATGATTTCTTGTATGAAGTAAGCCAGATTTTCCCATAAGCCTTCTTCTCCAATCTGCTGATAAGCTACGATTAGTTCACCAACTTCTTGAGGTGTATAAGAAGCATCCCATCCTGGTAATGTTAATTTTGTTGGATCAAGCTGACTGACTTCATCTTGATAATAGACAAGAGCCTGAGAACCATCTTCTAATACATGATCAATCGAAGAACGTGTCCAATCAAAAACTGGCATAAAATTATAACAGATGCATTTGATTCCACATTGTGCTAAATTTCTAATTGTTTGTTTATAATTATCTATATATTGTTGATAGTGTCCTCTTTTTAATTTGATGTCTTCATGGACTGGAACACTTTCAATGACTTCTAACTCTAAATGATGTTGATGGACCTCATCAACTAAAGCTTGAATCCTTTCTATGGGCCATACCTGTCCTACAGGTATATCATAAATGGCACTGACTACACCTGTCATATTTGGTATTTGTCTAATGTTATCTAATGTCACAGGATCATCTTGACCATACCAGCGAAATGTCATTTTCATGCGTTACTCCTCCTTATATCCTAAGCTTTTTGAAATCGTAAGTGCTGTTTCTTTCACAATATTTCCTAAATCACTTAAATCTATAAATTTTTCATATAATCCTACACAACTAATCGCTGCAATCACATCGCCATTATGATTTCTAATCGGTGCCGCTGCACAATATTGATAAAGTGAATTTTCTCGATCATCAATCGCATATCCATTTTGTCTAACTTTTTTAATTCATCAAAATATTTTTCAGGAGATGTAATGGTGTATGGTGTAATCGGTTCATATGTCATTGTTTTTAAAGCATCTTTTAAAACATCTTCACTAGAAAAAGCTAAAAGTACTTTTCCAAGCCCTGTACTATGTAATGGATTACGTGTGCCAATATTGGCAGTCGTAATAATACTATGTACAGATTCATATTTATAAATATAAGTCACTTTAAAATCATCTAAAACAGCCATAAATGTTGTAGCGTGCATTTTATTTGCAAGTTCAATTAAATTATTTTTGGCGACATTCACAATATCCATATCATTTAAAAAACTACTACCGATTAAAAAAGATTGTAAACCAATTTTATATTTGGTAATGCCTGTTTGTGTATCTTCAAGAATCATATTTTTATATAAGAGTGTTTTTAAAATATCAAAAATACTTGATTTTGGTGAATCCAAAATTGTAGCTATTTGAGCTAAAGTATATCCTTCTTTATTTTTTGATAACAACTCTAAAATATCAATAGCTCTTAATAATGTTCGATTTAATTTCATATGAACACCCCTTTATAATCATATCATAATTTTAGGCTTATATGGAATACAAACCACCCCTAAGGGTGGTTGTATTTTTATTCAGAAGCAGCTTGTTGTTTGTTTGCTGCAATAACGAAAGGAATATAAATTAAAATTGACACAGCAATACAAATCAATTGTGTAATGATACAAGTAATACTTCCACCAGATGCTAACCATGCACTTAAAATCGGAGGTGTCGTCCATGGAATTGCATAAACAAGAATATCAGCGAAACCAATTACTGTTAAAAAGTAAGCAATTGATCCAGTTACTAATGGTGTAATTACAAAAGGAATTGCTAAGATTGGGTTTAACATAATTGGTAAACCAAATGTCATTGTTTCATTGATATTGAAGATACCAGGTGCTAATGATAATTTAGCAACCCCTTTATAATCTTCACGTTTACAGAAAAGGAAAATCGCTACAATTAAACCAATAGTTACACCTGATCCACCCATTGACATGTAAACATCCCAATAAGACATATTAATAATATTTAATTGACTAGGATCTTTAACTCCAGAGTTTACAAGATCAGTATTTGCAATAATAGCAGCATTTAACAATGGTTCACGAACTGGTTTAATGATTTGGTTACCATGAATACCGATAACCCAGAATAATTGAGCCACTAACATAAGAACTAACAATCCTGGTAGACCTTGCATAACAGCTTCCAATGGTTTTTGTAACATTGTATAAATAATGTCATATAATGTCATGCCAGTTAATTGATTAATACCAAAATTTACTGTTGAACAAGCAATGATTGTTAACATAACTGGGAATAATACATTAAATGATGTAGAAACATTTGGTGGAACTGTATCTGGCATATTAATTTTTAATTTACCAGATTTAACAATCCAAGAAAATAATTCTACAGAAAGCATTGCAATAACCATTCCTAAGAACAATCCTTTTGCAGCAGTATAATCTTTACCAAGTACATCAGCAACTTGTACCACACTACCATCATCTAAAGAGAAATTAATAAATGTTGGACAGCAAGCCACAAATGAACATAATGCGACAACAGCAGGTGCGTAAGTATTAATACCATTTTTCTTACCTAATTCAAGACCAATAAGAATAACAGCCCCTACTGTAAAGAAATTCAATGTTGCATAGTTTGCAGCACTGAAAATAGGTGATAATATTTCAAGCCAAGCCATACCAGGAAGTTTAGCCAATGAAATACCATCTGTTGTTGTAGAACAAACAACATTAGTCACAAGAGTACAGAATGCCCCAGTAATGATAACTGGCATTAATGTTGTAAAGGCATTTTTGATTGAACTCATGTGCTTTTGATTACTGATTTTATCAGCAATCACTAACAACTTTTCAGTTGCAGATTCGGATAACCCCATATTTCTCTCTCCTCTCTTATCCGTATTTGCGAATTATATTCGCTATTTTGTACATTTTAATTATAACCCCCCCCGAACTTTGTCAACATCTTTTTAGGAAAAAATAAAATAATATTTCTATTATTCATAATTGCGAACGTATCTTTTCATATATACGAACAAAGTCAGTTTATGAAAAAAAACAGATATCTATCAAAACAAAAAAGAAATCTTGATAACTTCAAAGACTTCTTTTCATTCCAATTTATTCACTTTTATGATTCATAGAATATATTTTTCTTTCCAATGAAACAAAGAAATGTGGTTTTTGACTTTGATCAAAACGCATGAGATACATAGATAAAACCATTCCTCCAATCACCGCAACTAACATATCTGTGATACTATCATGAACACCCGTTGAAAAATGTTTAATAGCGTCATATTGGAAGAAAACAAGTAAGGCATATTCATAGAATTCCCAAAGTAAAGCTATACTGGCATTGACACCATTCAAAAAGATAAACATAGGCAAACGACGTTTATCATCTCGCCAATAATTTTTATAAAGCAGATAAATCATTTCACAAATAACAACACCACTGGCACAATGAACCCATTTATCAAAATAAGGTAATTGATAGCCACCTAAACAACTTCCCCACAAACTTGCAAAATAAACAAAAACAATATTCACAATATGAAATTCCAAAGGAACTTTGACACGAATGATTTTCATAAAAGCAGGAACAATAAAAGGCGTTAAACAAGCCACAAACGTCATACCAAAATATTTTCCTTGCCAATTGGTATAAAAAGCATAAATCAATGTCATGATATAAATCATTATACAAACTATCCATAAAGCTTTTAATTTTTTCATATGTTGCACCTTCTTTTATTTTATTGTATCACTATTTTTCATAACATGAAATATTTTGATTATAGAATTGATGCATCAATTTGATTATAACATAACGATTTTGTTTATGGACATATCTTATGACTTGATATAATACAATGCCTCCTCCTACAAAAGCACAAAGCATATCCGTTATAGAGTCATGAACACCTGTTGTATAATGATGAATACAATCATTTTGAAAGAAAATCAACATGGCATACTCATAAAATTCCCATAAAACAGCTATGGATAAATTCACTGCCATGATAAAAATATAATAAATATAACAATCCGCCTGATGATGAATATATTTTTCTTTCTTAATAAAATGAAAGAACATAGCTGCTACAACACTGATGATTATACCACTTATAAAATGAATCATCTTATCAAAACAAGGCCATCCATATCCACCTAGACAACTACCAATAAGTGAAGAAAAATAAATAAAAACAATATTTATCATTTTCATTTCAATTGTCATTTTCAAATGACATAAATGCATAAACAATGGAAAAAGAAAAGGTGTAAGACAAGCCGATAAACACATCATTATGCCTTGTAAATTAATCGTTTTTATATGAATAAAAAAAGCACTTATCAGTGTTACTATATAAATACCATATAAACAATATAATCCTTTTGATAACTTGGTTAGCATAAAATCTCCTTCATTAGATAAAAAATAAACCCTCTTATAATATATACACAAATAGAGGGTTTATATTCATATAACTATTGAATAAGATGTAATGCTTTGACAATTTCTAAAATCAAAACAGGTACAAATGCTAAAAGCAATGCAATTATATATAAATATACAGGTAATATTTCAAATCCAAAAATATGATTAATGGCTGGAACAAATAAAACAATAAATATCATCATAACAGAAATGAAAGTTGCTTGATTTAAATGCTTGTTTTTAAAGATACCAATCTTAAATAATGATTTTGATGAACGCATATTATAAGCATGAATAATTTGAGATAATGATAAAACCACAAAACTCATTGTTCGTCCTGATTCAATATTTCCTGTTTCAAGCCAACCTAAACGAAATGCAATCAAGGCTAAACAACCAAACATTAATCCTTGTAAAATAATTTGTACACCTAAACCATGAGCAAATAAACTTTCATTTTTATCTCGTGGTTTTTCTTCCATGACATCATCTTCGATTGGTTCTCTTCCTAAAGCAATCGCTGGTAAACTATCTGTAACTAAATTTATCCATAATAATTGCATAGATAATAGAGGTGCTTGCTTCCAAAACAACATAGCACAAAAGACAAGAACGACTTCACCAATATTTGTTCCCAGCAAAAAACCAACAGTCTTACGGATATTATTATAAATACCTCGTCCTTCTTTAACAGCCGCCACAATTGTTGAAAAATTATCATCCATCAATGTCAAATCTGCTGCTCCTTTAGCAACGTCCGTTCCAGTAATACCCATCGCACATCCAATATCAGAGGCTTTTAATGCCGGAGCATCATTGACGCCATCTCCTGTCATAGAAACAATATAACCTTTTTTCTGCCAAGTTTTCACAACACGAATCTTATTTTCTGGAGAAACTCTAGCATAAACGGAAATATGTTCAACTTTGCTTTCAAATTCTGCATCAGACATATTATCCAATTCCACACCTGTAATAGCCTTATCACCATCATCAAGAATACCTAATTCTCTAGCAATAGCCCTAGCTGTAACGACATGATCACCAGTAATCATAATAGGTTTAATACCTGCTTTTTGACATTCCACAACAGCTTTTTTAGCCTCAGGTCGTGGTGGATCAATCATGCCTAATAAACCAGCAAAATGCAAATCATTTTCTAGATATTCAAAATCATAGGCATCGTCTTGATCACTGACTTCTTTATATCCTACCGCAATGACACGCAAAGCCTGTTGGCTCATTTTCAACATGGCTTCATTGACAACTTCCATATTTCCATCTAAGCAACGTGTTACCAAAACATCATATGCGCCTTTGACAATCGCATATCTTTTTTTACCAACTTGATTAACCGTTGTCATTAACTTACGATTAGAATCAAATGGCAGTTCAAACACACGGGGATATTGATCATTCACTTGTTGTTTCGTAATACCTTTATGCATCAAAGCTGATACCAGACATGTTTCAGTAGGATCACCCAAAGGTTTTTCTTGTCCATCCTTCACTTCAATATCACCATTACAACATAAAACAGCTGCCTTCAATAATTTTAAATCTAATTCACTTTGTGCTTTATCAATATCTTTTAATTGTTTTTCTTCACTTGTATATAGTTTGACAAGTGTCATCTTATTTTGTGTTAATGTTCCTGTTTTATCACTACATATAATCGATGTACTTCCTAAAGTTTCAACGGCTGGTAATCTTTTGACAATAGCTTTATGTTCAGCCATACGACTCACACCAATGGATAAAACAATCGTTACAATCACTGGCAATCCTTCAGGAATGGCTGAAACAGCTAAAGAAACAGATGTCATAAAGATTTCCATCAAATCCATACCATCAATAATACCCATGACAAAAATAATCAAACAAATGACTAATGATAACACACCCAAATATTTTCCTAATTGTGCTAATTTATTTTGTAAAGGTGTTTTTGTATCCACTTCATCATCAATCAGTTTCGCAATTTTCCCCATTTCTGTATTCATACCCGTTTGTGTAACAATCGCTTTGGCACTGCCATAAAGAATACTACATCCTGAATAAACCATATTCAAACGTTCAGCTAATGGTGCTTCTAATGCCACTGGTTCAATCGCATCTTTTTCAACTGGTACACTTTCTCCTGTCAAAGCTGATTCCTCAACTTTTAGACTTGATTCTTCCAATAACCTTGCATCTGCTGGAACATAGTCACCATCTTGTAAAATGAGGATGTCACCAACAACCAAATCTTTCGCATCAATCATTTGTTGTTTTCCATCACGAATAACTCTGGCATGGGGTGAAGATAATTGCATCAATGCTTCCATTGCTTTTTCGGCTTTATTTTCTTGAATCACACCCATCAAAGCATTCACCACAACAATCGCTACAATTAATAATGGTTCAAAGAAAGCTATCATATCATCTTCTGAAAAAGCAATCACAAAACTAATCAATGCAGCAAACAATAAAATCACAATCATAACATCTTTAAACTGTTCAAGAAATTTTTGAAAGAATGTTTTCTTCTTTTTTGCTTTTAAAGTATTACGCCCATATTTTTCTCTATTTTTTTCAACTTGTGATAAAGTCAATCCATTATTTTCATCACTATCTAACTGTTGAATCAAAACCTCTTTTTCTTCATAATGCGAAACAATCATATTCATTCCTCCGTTTCTCCATATCTAAAAAGAGCAGAAATTATTCTTCTACTCTTAGTATACAACGTATTCACTTCAATTTATATAGACAATTTATAATAAATGTTTATTTTTCTTCTAAAAGTATTTCACTTGAAGAAATTAACCACCTATAAAGTTCAATTAAATACAAAGGATCAAATTCTTTATCATTCAAAACATATTCTTTAATTCCTTCAGCAATCATAATTGTATGAAACTTCAGCAAAGTACCTTTATAAAATTTATCATAACTTATAAGATTTGTATCTATATGCTTTGAAAAATCAC carries:
- the ilvD gene encoding dihydroxy-acid dehydratase; its protein translation is MLKSQKLREMAPELDPLRLGTGWKLEDLSKPQIIIESTFGDSHPGSGHLFELVEKAREGVSEAGGFGARYFTTDICDGEAQGHDGINYSLASRDMIANMIEIHANATPFDGGVFIASCDKGMPAHLMGLGRVNIPSIVVTGGVMDAGPDLLTLEQIGTYSAMYERGEIPKEKFEFYKHHACPSCGACSFMGTASTMQIMAEALGLTLPGSALLPATSEDLREFAKRAGKQAVWLAKHDLKPRDIVTMKSFENAIMVHAAISGSTNSLLHLPAIAKEFGVDIDSDTFDRLHRGAHYLLDIRPAGRWPAQFFYYAGGVPMIMEQIKSVLHLDVMTVTGKTLGENLEDLKQSGYYEKCFKNLEKYGIQREDVIRSFDNAFGTDGSIAILKGNLAPEGAVVKHTVVPKEMFEATLVARPFDCEEDAIQAVLSHQIQPGDAVFIRYEGPKGSGMPEMFYTTEAIASDETLGSSIALITDGRFSGASKGPAIGHVSPEAASGGPIALVEDGDLIEINIPKRILRICGIHGQKMSEEDIQKVLEERRKHLKPFQSRYQDGVLKIFSEHAVSPMKGGYMK
- a CDS encoding PTS sugar transporter subunit IIB; the encoded protein is MMNILLVCSAGMSTSLLVTRMEKAAKDKGLEIKIEAHPVAEAEVYGKEADMILLGPQVRFQLQNIRSLFPEKPVEVIDTRDYGMMNGEKVLNHVLEVLD
- a CDS encoding mannonate dehydratase; translated protein: MKMTFRWYGQDDPVTLDNIRQIPNMTGVVSAIYDIPVGQVWPIERIQALVDEVHQHHLELEVIESVPVHEDIKLKRGHYQQYIDNYKQTIRNLAQCGIKCICYNFMPVFDWTRSSIDHVLEDGSQALVYYQDEVSQLDPTKLTLPGWDASYTPQEVGELIVAYQQIGEEGLWENLAYFIQEIMPVAIECDVNMAIHPDDPPWSIFGIPRIITCEENLDRFISLYDDPHHGLTLCSGSLGCTVHNDIPALIRKYGAQKRIHFAHVRNVKILEDGSFEESAHYAKCGSLDMVDIMRAYVETGFEGYIRPDHGRMIWGEQGKPGYGLYDRALGAMYLGGIIDALKGK
- a CDS encoding PTS sugar transporter subunit IIC, which produces MGLSESATEKLLVIADKISNQKHMSSIKNAFTTLMPVIITGAFCTLVTNVVCSTTTDGISLAKLPGMAWLEILSPIFSAANYATLNFFTVGAVILIGLELGKKNGINTYAPAVVALCSFVACCPTFINFSLDDGSVVQVADVLGKDYTAAKGLFLGMVIAMLSVELFSWIVKSGKLKINMPDTVPPNVSTSFNVLFPVMLTIIACSTVNFGINQLTGMTLYDIIYTMLQKPLEAVMQGLPGLLVLMLVAQLFWVIGIHGNQIIKPVREPLLNAAIIANTDLVNSGVKDPSQLNIINMSYWDVYMSMGGSGVTIGLIVAIFLFCKREDYKGVAKLSLAPGIFNINETMTFGLPIMLNPILAIPFVITPLVTGSIAYFLTVIGFADILVYAIPWTTPPILSAWLASGGSITCIITQLICIAVSILIYIPFVIAANKQQAASE
- a CDS encoding calcium-translocating P-type ATPase, PMCA-type, producing MNMIVSHYEEKEVLIQQLDSDENNGLTLSQVEKNREKYGRNTLKAKKKKTFFQKFLEQFKDVMIVILLFAALISFVIAFSEDDMIAFFEPLLIVAIVVVNALMGVIQENKAEKAMEALMQLSSPHARVIRDGKQQMIDAKDLVVGDILILQDGDYVPADARLLEESSLKVEESALTGESVPVEKDAIEPVALEAPLAERLNMVYSGCSILYGSAKAIVTQTGMNTEMGKIAKLIDDEVDTKTPLQNKLAQLGKYLGVLSLVICLIIFVMGIIDGMDLMEIFMTSVSLAVSAIPEGLPVIVTIVLSIGVSRMAEHKAIVKRLPAVETLGSTSIICSDKTGTLTQNKMTLVKLYTSEEKQLKDIDKAQSELDLKLLKAAVLCCNGDIEVKDGQEKPLGDPTETCLVSALMHKGITKQQVNDQYPRVFELPFDSNRKLMTTVNQVGKKRYAIVKGAYDVLVTRCLDGNMEVVNEAMLKMSQQALRVIAVGYKEVSDQDDAYDFEYLENDLHFAGLLGMIDPPRPEAKKAVVECQKAGIKPIMITGDHVVTARAIARELGILDDGDKAITGVELDNMSDAEFESKVEHISVYARVSPENKIRVVKTWQKKGYIVSMTGDGVNDAPALKASDIGCAMGITGTDVAKGAADLTLMDDNFSTIVAAVKEGRGIYNNIRKTVGFLLGTNIGEVVLVFCAMLFWKQAPLLSMQLLWINLVTDSLPAIALGREPIEDDVMEEKPRDKNESLFAHGLGVQIILQGLMFGCLALIAFRLGWLETGNIESGRTMSFVVLSLSQIIHAYNMRSSKSLFKIGIFKNKHLNQATFISVMMIFIVLFVPAINHIFGFEILPVYLYIIALLLAFVPVLILEIVKALHLIQ
- a CDS encoding TetR/AcrR family transcriptional regulator C-terminal domain-containing protein, whose amino-acid sequence is MIYTIQENIDFYRAGYQIIGQNSFEDAVYKAVGKIVSDFSKHIDTNLISYDKFYKGTLLKFHTIMIAEGIKEYVLNDKEFDPLYLIELYRWLISSSEILLEEK